The Proteiniborus ethanoligenes genomic interval ATCCTTGGCATCTTAATTTTTCCACCTTTACTTAAGAAGTTTAAATTCAATACTCCTATCATGTTTAACCCCAAGCCTATGATTAGTATTCCACTTATTTTTAAAAACTGAGTTTTGTAAACTCTAAACAATCTGCCTATAAAGCTTGCAGACACTCCCATTATCATAAATATTATAGTAAATCCCAGTACAAATCCTAGAGTTCTACTAAGGGCTAATAGCTTTCTGTCTTCAAGCTCCTCTTCTAAGGCTGTGTCTGTAATATATGTTATATAGGCTGGTATTAAAGGAAGTACGCATGGCGAGAAAAAGGATACTATTCCAGCAATTAAGGCAGCCGATATTGATATATCCGTCATAAAATTTCACCCCTTGTGATGGTTTTTTCTTCAACAATTATATACCCAGAATTATACCATATAGGGGTATGTCTTATCAAGCTATTAATTAACATTAAAAACCTGAGGGGTTTTTCTCCTCAGGTTTTTTGGTTTACTTTAATGTTCATGCTTTATACTACTGCTCTACTAGGTATTATCATATCAATT includes:
- a CDS encoding cytochrome c biogenesis CcdA family protein, with product MTDISISAALIAGIVSFFSPCVLPLIPAYITYITDTALEEELEDRKLLALSRTLGFVLGFTIIFMIMGVSASFIGRLFRVYKTQFLKISGILIIGLGLNMIGVLNLNFLSKGGKIKMPRITSWFSSVLVGMAFAAGWTPCAGAVLGTILILAGSTGTVTTGVLLLLAYSIGLAIPFILTALLISKFGRFLAKSEKVLPYINKIGGIIVIALGLLMFFNKIYLIANIFL